A stretch of DNA from Gimesia chilikensis:
GCTTCGAGTCGTGCGGGGTGCAAATTTGAACCGTAGGCAAAATAGTTCAATCGCTTCTGCATGTCGTTCTATATTTCTCATCTCGCACAACACTCATCCTGCTCACACTTAAGGAGGGGAATCATGCAGGCGAGTCGTGTTATCTCAAGCGTGATTCGCGTAACTGTTCTAAATGATACAGCAGGCCGGAATCCGCGTCCAAGAGGTGATCAAACCATTACATTTCTCGCAGATTCTGCCTTAATTTCAAGGCTATTTTTCACGGTGTTCATTCCAGTACGAGGTGTTTCCCTGATATTAAACAAGCCTGAATTTTCCAGCTATACGCGTGCTCCAGTTCTCTGCAAGAAAGACACAATTATTCCTTGTTTTTGAGCGATACTAATAAGTACTCAAACCCTTGCCCCTGAGAGAACTGGATTGAAATGAGTTACACCTTCGACAGAGCAACACAACCAGACGCCGTTCAACAGCATTTCGACCTGTTCCTGCAACACACGACGGAAGGGGTCTGGGACTGGGTCGATCTCGACGCCCAGGAACAATGGTGGTCTCCCCGGTTTTATGAACTGCTGGGCTACTGCGACCAGGAAATTGAATCGAGCCTGGACACCTTCGAACGGCTACTGCATTCGGAGGATGCAGTACAGACGATGCTCGGCCTGCGATCTGCCCTGGAGAACACCAGTCGTTTTGAGCACAACTTTCGCCTGCGGGTCAAAGGGGGCCTTTATCGCTGGTTTCGGGGACAGGCCCAGGTTCTGCGTGATTCCTCCGGACAGGCTGTGCGCCTGACCGGATCCCTGTCGGACATTCACGAGCGAATTCTGCTTCAGACAGAACTGGAAGGGACACGTCTGCAGGCGTTTCGCGCCCGCGAATTACAACAGTCATTTCTGGCGATGATGAGTCATGAAATCAGAACTCCTCTCTCCGCGATCCTGGGCTTTGCAGAGATCCTGAGTGATTCCAGCGAAGATGAGGAAACGATCAGCGCTGCAAATACGATCCATACCAACGGTCAATATCTGCTGGATACATTCAACGACTTCGTGGACCTCTCCCGAATTGAGGAAGGCAGGTTTGACCTGAAGCTTCAGGACTGCTGTCCACTGACGGTGATCGAAAACGTAAAGTCGGTCGCCCTTCGCAAAGCAGATCCCAAAGGCCTGGCTCTCAATGTCGATCTGGATCATAGCCTGCCGACTTCCATCCAGTCCAATCCAATACGCCTCAGGCAGATCCTCTTGAACCTGATGGGGGTCGTCATCAACTACACTCACGAGGGAACCATCAACCTTTCGGTCAGAAAATCAGACGCGGTTCCCTCCGATCAGCAAATGGTCTTCACGATCCGTAACTCTGGGAATGGATTGAATATCGAACCGATCAATCAGATCTTTGCCGGACGCCAACTGGCTGATCTGACATCGCTCACTTATCCCGGGGGTGTCGGCCTGAGTCTTTCGCTGGCGCGACATCTGGTCCGCCTGTTGGGA
This window harbors:
- a CDS encoding PAS domain-containing hybrid sensor histidine kinase/response regulator; its protein translation is MSYTFDRATQPDAVQQHFDLFLQHTTEGVWDWVDLDAQEQWWSPRFYELLGYCDQEIESSLDTFERLLHSEDAVQTMLGLRSALENTSRFEHNFRLRVKGGLYRWFRGQAQVLRDSSGQAVRLTGSLSDIHERILLQTELEGTRLQAFRARELQQSFLAMMSHEIRTPLSAILGFAEILSDSSEDEETISAANTIHTNGQYLLDTFNDFVDLSRIEEGRFDLKLQDCCPLTVIENVKSVALRKADPKGLALNVDLDHSLPTSIQSNPIRLRQILLNLMGVVINYTHEGTINLSVRKSDAVPSDQQMVFTIRNSGNGLNIEPINQIFAGRQLADLTSLTYPGGVGLSLSLARHLVRLLGGEITLQHETNSASIVEFTINTGTSCDIKPQQLSLSQRIREHKTSRSSFGMLRQPCRILLVEDGIYNQRLIQYLLTKAGGSVTLAENGQQAVDQLGAALQSKTDINEQFDLILMDIQMPLLDGYSATELIREMGFNNPIIALTANVMPGDREKCLQAGCNEYLSKPLDRKRLIQTINNLLKSRRKRILQLK